The bacterium genome includes a region encoding these proteins:
- a CDS encoding EutN/CcmL family microcompartment protein: MDLVLVTGNVVSTVKDAGLSGFKLLLCRPAGADGKPTGGELICVDAVGAGQGELCFIARGSSARQTEPTRNRPVDAVVCGIVDSIERDGRIVFRKHGAPDKPEA; encoded by the coding sequence ATGGACCTGGTTCTCGTTACGGGCAACGTGGTCTCCACGGTCAAGGACGCGGGACTGTCGGGCTTCAAGCTCCTTTTATGCCGACCTGCCGGGGCCGACGGGAAGCCGACGGGGGGCGAGCTGATCTGCGTGGACGCCGTGGGCGCCGGGCAGGGGGAGCTGTGCTTCATCGCCCGGGGGTCCTCGGCGCGCCAGACCGAGCCCACCCGCAACCGACCCGTGGACGCCGTCGTCTGCGGCATCGTGGACTCCATCGAGCGCGACGGCCGCATCGTCTTCCGCAAGCACGGCGCACCCGACAAGCCTGAGGCTTGA